From Aspergillus luchuensis IFO 4308 DNA, chromosome 2, nearly complete sequence:
CAGGGGGTCATAATGTCCTTAACTCGTTAACTCGGGTGTAGTCCTCAATTGATCCATTTAAACGGCATAGCAAGATGGAAAAGCCCGGCGTTCAGCATGTtgagaatgatgatggtgatgagaacCTCGCCGTCAAAAGAAGGGATGACCATGATTTAGAGGCGTTCAATGGGTCTCATGGTAAAGATATTGAAGAAAAGGACTCAGATACTCTGACGGAAGATCATCGTCAATATCTGATTCAGAAATATGGAACAGTAGAACTGGATCCTATCCCGGACATGACTGACGCTGATCCCTATAATTGGCCGACATGGAAGGTAAGTTCTACCTTATGCTAAGACAAATTCCGGATATTGTTATTGACAGGCCTTCGGTGTAGAAAGTCATCAACTTAGCTCTAGTTGCGTTCCACGCTATGATGGCAACTTTTTCGGCGTCTTCAATCCAATCCGCCTTCGTTGAGATAGCAGAGGACCTTGGTGTCAGCGTACAAAGAGCAAGCTACTTAACTTCCCTAGTCATTGCCATTCTCGGGGGTGCGCCTCTTTTCTGGATGCCATTGTCCAACCGCTATGGTCGACGTCCTATATTCCTGCTTTCGCTGCTATGCAGTCTGGTTGCTAATGTGGGCTGCGCCAAAAGTCCGTCATATGCGACTATGGGATTTTGCCGGGCCCTTGTTGCCTTTTTTATAAGCCCTGCCGCTGCTATTGGTAGTGCTGTCGTCGCCGAGACTTTTTTCAAGAAAGACCGCGCAAGATGTATGGGCGTGTGGGCCGTCATGGTAACTTTGGGTGTGCCGCTTGCACCTCTGCTTTTTGGGTTCGTTACTAGTCGTGTGGGATACCGGTGGATCTACTGGATATTGGCTATCGTGAGTATGAGCGTCATCAAGATAGAAGAGGGATGCTAACCATACCAGACCAACGGCGTTCAGTTCATCACATACCTGATCTTCGGCCAAGAAACTCTCTACATCCGTGGTAGCCCTGCTAGTCACGTCAGTAACCCAACCCTTCGCCAACGATTCCTTGATGTGAAGCGTATTGATCCAACGCCCTTGGAAATATGGGACTTTTTACGCCCCATCAGCATGGCAACACGGCCCTGTGTTATGATTCCGGCCGCCGCTTATGCGATGGTATTCCTCCTCGGTGGTATTCTCCCATCAATTGAGATGCCGCAACTCTTCCCCGAGATGTTTGGACTTGACTCGGAGCAGGTGGGTCTGCAGTTTATCGCGATGATCATCGGCTCTCTGCTCGGCGATCAGGTTGGGGGCTTCTTATCCGACCGTTGGATGCTGTACGGGCGGAAGAAAACGCAGCGGACCATTGCACCGGAATTCAGACTCTGGATAAGCTATCCGGGTATTGCCCTGACGATAGTTGGCATCGTTATCTTCCTTGTCCAGCTAGATCATGCTTCGTCGCAGTGGAATATCACTCCGTTGGTTGGGGTCACCATTGGGTCTATTGGAAACCAAATCGTCACTACCGTCAGCTTCACGTATGCCGTGGATTGTTATCGATCAGAAGCAGCAAGCGTTGGTGTTTTTATCACGTTGGTGCGACAGACGTGGGGATTCATAGGACCCTTCTGGTAAGTCGTCTGTGTTTGGGAGGTGTGGGTATACTGACAGTAGTCCAGGTTTCCGCAAATGTTGGAGAATGTTGGGTATCTAGGGAGTACGGGGATTGCAATTGCCTTGATCGTAGCTGTTAGTGCCATTCCAATGGCTCTGTTGCATTGGAAGGGGAAGGCTTGGAGGTAGAAAAACATGATAGCGAATGGCTTATCTCATCGTAATCCTGACGCATCACTTGAGCAATTGCTGGATATATGTAGTTTTCAGTCAATTGATTTGATGTGAGATAGTACTTGCTACTATAAGCCTGGGGGGAAAAGGCGAGGGCCTTATGGTTTGCAAGCACCGGGAATCCTTGATATCCAAATGTATGACCATTGCCAGTGGGCCCCTTTTGAAATCAGTACCTGAATTGGATCATATGTAGCTAGTAGTTGAGATCTCCTCTCATGGCTATTTTGAAGGATCATCAAACCTTTATGATAAACTCTATCTTGCATACCAAGCGTATCTTAAGTCCTAGTGTCGATAAGTTGTTCCTAGGCGTTTATGAAGAGAGCACTGATTGTCGGATAAACATTAACGCGAGTTCATCCCCAATTAAGCCGCTAGTAGGCTCTGTTAATGGCTGTTAATTGAAATTATCACAATAGTGTTCTGGACCTGGATGGTGGGCCCTGGTGGCGTTCTTATTGAAGAAAACGACGCTAGCATGCATATTCACGAAGATGTTTTGACAATCCACAACTTTTCACTTAAACTATACAGATGTTCCTGTACAACTAACACCAAAGTCTATACTAAATGATACCTTTATACTACATTAGTAATAGCACTCAAGTTCCTTCTAAGCTCTATTGTGTTGCTATTGTTGTCTCGTAACATCTTCGAATACCCAAAGATTATGGCTACTTGACTGATAGGTAAGTATATGTGGTTGTAGGGGTCTATAAGCTGTACTACCTTCGATCTTTGGTATTACTCGCTTATTCTCCATGCAATCCATTGGCAGGGAATCGATAGCTATCCTTGGGTTCCACAAGACTAAGCCATGATCGCTTCGTTTGCTCATAAATGGAGAAAGCCGTGAATTGGCTGATCTGTTACCCTGTTTGCTCCTCTCTTTTGCAAGCTCTCAAAAAGGCCCCGCTTCCTTGTCTCCCTTTTTCTATATCTCCTGTTCGCCTCTTCCGTCTTCAttccttctccccactcCCTACTTTGTAGCACGGCTCTGGTAGTAGGTCTTTCTTTGCAGATAACTAGGCTGAAGGATCCTACGCCACGTGCCATCAATAGGTAAGTGTCATATCCTTTTCTTGCAAATAGATCTTTTCATCAACTTTGTCTATCAAAAACTGTTCCTGTTCTGTATACCGAACGCGTCCACGCGTTGTTATCGATTGGAATGGACTACCAACAGACTAACAACACCAGTGCACCGATACCCATCTAGCTTCCATCAACTACAGACTCTGCTCTCAAGATGGCCGGCTGGACGctcgaaggagatggagatgacaaTGGCACCTGGGGTGGTGGCAATGACGCTGGTACGTGTCCTCTTGGAAACAAGTCCCTTTTCCCAAGGACAGCATGTGCTCAATCATGTTCCACCAAATCATGAAGTTTCACGATACTAAGAGATGAGACAGGCTTCAGTAATGATGAGAACGCTAGGCCTGGTCACTTCAGTACTGAACCCGGATACGGTGGTGATGACTTTGCTCCTGCGACTGAAGGCCATGGCGATGATAATCGGTGCCGGAAGTAAGTAGCTTCTTACAGATTCTCACTGTCGCTAACAGAAGATAGCTGTGGAAGCGACGGTCACTTTGCTCGCAACTGTCCCGAACCGCGCAAGGACATAGCATGCTTCAATTGCGGCGAGGACGGGTATAATCATCCATGTGCTTTTCCAATacatttctttctctgaCATGAGTTAGACATAACAAGTCTGAGTGCACTAAGCCTCGTATTTTCAAGGGTGCTTGCCGTATCTGCAACAAGGAAGGACATCCAGCCGCTGAATGCCCTGAAAAGGCTCCCGACGTGTGCAAGAATTGCAAGATGGAAGGTATGGCATACCGCATGTTCTAATAGGATGCATGCGCTAACAGCTCGTGAAGGTCACAAGACTATGGACTGCAAGGAAAACCGTCGTTTTGATCTGAACCACATTCCTGACAAGCTCCCCGAGGAGGCTTGGGCCATTCTGAAGAAAGCTAGTGACGAAAGAGATCTCGAAGATTTCCGTGAGGTAAGAAGCACTTACTTCGGGTGCGACCGTGTGCTCGTTCACAAGTACTAACGTTGCACAGGGACTTAAGGTGTACTCCAAGTCTCTTCCGCAGGCCACTTTCGTGGACATCGAAAACAAATTGCGTGAAGAGGACCTTAATTTCTACCTTATTGCACTGGTAAGACAGAACATTCGTCATCTCTACACGCTGAAGCACTAAGAAGCACGCACGTTGACTCTATGGCACCCTCTAGGACAAGGAGGTCAATGATTGTATCAGCCTCATTGATCTTCAGGGGAAGCTGAACTGCACATACGTGGTCGGCTTTTTCTACAGCCCTAAGCCGCAGCGCGCCAATCTCAGAGAACGCTGGCCGTCTTCCGTCGAGGACAATCTTGAACGTCTTGCTGACGCCGGTCTGCCTTACGATCGACAGGTCCCCAAGTGCAACAATTGCGGCGGTAGGTTACGAACTGTGGCTCCATCTGTTTATATATGCTAACGGCTTGTAGCATTGGGTCACACTTTTCGTGGCTGTAAGGAGGAGCGAGAGGAACGTGAGCGTGTCGGCGTTAAATGCGTCAACTGCAGTGCTGATGGACATCGTGCTCGCGATTGCCCTGAGCCACGTCGCAATGTTTTTGCTTGTCGTAACTGCGGGTAAGCTCACTTTGCTAGACTTGAGAGTTCTTTACTGACGATAGCAAGCTCGGAGGACCACAAGGCATCAGAATGTCCCAACCCTCGCTCTGCAGAGAACGTTGAATGCAAGCGATGCAACGAGAGTAAGTCTCCAACATATCAGTTCCTCGTCTGCTACATACTGACTGTATAATCTAGTGGGACATTTCGCGAAGGACTGTCCTCAGAAACCACCTCCCAGAACCTGCCGCAACTGCGGGTAAGTTTGAAAGAGCTATTCCACTGATTCATTCACGTCTCCTAACGAAGTAGATCCGAGGATCACGTTGCAAAAGAATGTGACAAGCCGCGCGATGTCTCTACTGTTACCTGCCGGAACTGCGATGAGGGTGAATCCCGAAGACATTACCCCAGTTCTCTAGGGTCCAGACTGCTAATACTCAATAGTCGGACACTTCAGTCGTGACTGCCCCAAGAAGCGAGACTATTCCCGTGTCAAGTGCAACAACTGTGGTGAAAGTAAGAGCTATCCCCAAATAAATAATGTACACAGCACGCTCTAACACAAATCAACCTGTCTATAGTGGGCCATACCATCAAGCGTTGCCCTACCGCCAATGCCACCGAGGACGCCCCTCACGACGACAGCCACAGTTTCAACGCGCCTGTCAACGACGAGTGGAATGAAAACGGAGGAACTCAGTGGAACGAGAGTGGAGGAACTCAACAGGAAAGCGCCCCGGCCGAGGAAGGTGAATGGAATGTCGGTTCCACTCCTGGTTGGTAGAAGAAGGATACGGAAAGCGAAAGTCGATCAACGCATGGTGCATAAGGCGTCGGTCAGAATCGTCTGGAACGATTTCTGATACCTTTGCACGCGCATTTCTCAGTCGCTTTCATACTTACCTCTCTTCTCGGACAGCAACCAGTTGGCCTCCTATGGTGGGTGATACTTGTTGAGGGTCGAGCTTTAATGTGTGTTCATACCGGCTGGTTCGGATAATCTCCCCTCgctattttctttcctttacTTGCAGAACTCGCTCGGAAGACGGAACCGTTTCTGCTTGTCTTTGCTTGATGAGCGGAGGGATCTGTCAGGCCGTTTGACCTGTAGGGTAGTTTGAAAAAGTTGCATCGAAATACGTTGTTGCTTCCTTGGTGTGCTGAGAACGTAGGTCAAATACAAATCATCTTATTAGAGTCTGAAGCCAAGTTCCCCCATCATACATGATATCCACATTAACTCATATTCATAATAAACCTCACATCAAACATTGAACAAGAGTCCCGAAATAGTATCACCAACTGCACACAAAGGACACGATTACACATTAAATATCCACATCACTTAACCACCCTACTTACCTTGtaaacctcctccaccacatcacaaCTCTCTCCCAAGCCCCCAACCtcgacctccacctcctcccccaaaaGACATAATAAACCAACACAGCAACCCCCAGATTAAACCCCACAAAAGCCCACCCGACACCaaaatccatccatctccgaTCAAACCGATAGTCCCTCTCCGCGAGGAACTGATCCGCAGTTGAATATGGACAATACTCACAACTCGTCATCGCCTCCGGGCTTATCAACCGCCCCGGCACCGTTTTCAAATAATCACCCAGATACTCAACACAAGTCTGCCCCGGGGGCGGATCGAACACCGCCAACTCAGCACTGCTGCAATCAACCGCCACGCCATGGAGCTGGGTAGAAGTAACGCCTGCAACGAAGTATGTGAATGGGGAGACGCGGTACATGAACATCCAGAAGCCGGGGAGGGCGTGGGGAGGTTGCATGACGCCGTTGAAGGTCAGGGCCATGAATGTGCAGGTGGCTAGTATGAGggttgaggtggagatggtgaggagggcgaaggagagggcgtagaggaagaattggatgaagaagaggaggatgaggcctTGGCGGGGGGTggattgggtggtggtggtggtgtctgagatggggtagtagtagattgcCCAGATGCAGATGCTGAGGGGGATTTGGTACAGGAGTTCAGTCAGGATGAGGGATAGGATGAGGACTTTGCTGGAGTAGGTTTTGGTGAGGCGTTCGCGGGTTTGGTATATTGTGTGGTGTttggtgaggaaggggatgattTGGTGGACGATAGGGATGAAGAGAGTGCAGATCATgaatgcggagaagatggtttCTTGGAGGCCGCTGATTGAGGTGCCGTGTTTGTAGAAGGAGAAGGTAATGATGAGGACGGCGCTtatttggaggaggattctggataggatggagaggggtgAGCGCCGGTATTGTTGGAGGGTTcggcggaagatgatggggaatTGGAGGTGTAGTGGGATGGCGAATTCTTTGTTGTCttttgggttgttgttgttctgcgTGTGAACGTTCTCGAATTCTTCGTGGATGGGGTCAACTTGGTTGTTTTTGGCCCAGATATCGGGCCAGGTCTCCCCATATTTGTTGGTGGCCGTGGAGAGGATCTCAACTATGTATTCGGCGGCATCTTCGTCTTGTCTGAGGGCCCGGGAGGCACCGTTGGATTCGACATAGTCTAGCAAAGGCTGTGCATTCTCGCCGGTGGATCCGAAGTATACAGTTCTACCCTCGCCGGAGAGGAATAGGAGCTGGTCAACTTGCTTGAATGCCATCATGCTGGGTTGCAGCGTGCAGATTATTGTCTGTCCGGCGTCTGCCAATTTTTGAAGAATACGGTAGATTGCGCGTGAATTTTGCACCTCGAGACCGCTGATAAGCATTAGCTTCTGCTCTATGTAAAGAATGCTGATTGCGATGCTTACCTGACAGGCTCTTCCACGAACAGAATCTCTGGCTTCGCAGCCAATTCTACTCCTATACTCAAAAGCCTCCGCTGCTTGACGTTCAAGCCTTCTCCAACCACTCCAACGACAGAGTCGGCATAGTCCTCCATTTCCAGTGCCTTGATTATTTGCTCAACATACGTGTGTTTGTCCTCCTTGGAGACGGAGTGTGGTTGACGTAGCACTGCGCTAAACCGCAAAGCCTCGCGAACAGTTGCTGTGTCCAAATGAATATCCTGTTGTTGAACATAGCCCATCTTCCGCTGGAAATTCGAGCTCAGAAGGCAGTTGTTGAAGAGTATGTCTCCACTAACTGTACCTGTTGTGAAACGCTGTGCCAACACCTTCAGTAGTTCAGCCTTCTGGACACTGTTATGGCTCATCAACGCCGTTATCGTCCCTGGCTTGGCCCAACCAGTCACCTGGTCCAGAATCCGATGGTTTCCACTACTTGTGTGGATTTCGCATACCACATCGCGCCAGCTCAAGTCATTTCGCTGAGGTTCAATGAAACTGAATTTATTCTGTCTCACATTGCCAGTGGTATCTTGGTCTGGAGTCACCGGGCCTTTTCcagcttcttcgtctttgcGATGCTCTTCGTGCCTGAGATAAGCCGATTTGCTTCCGAAATGAATAGTTGAGTGTGCAATGAACTCCGTCACAACGAAATAAAGACCCATCCAACCGACCAGGAAAACAATAAGAATACCAAAGTTTCTCCACACATGGTCGTAGGTATACCTGTAGGTCTGCCAGATATAGTCGTCACCACTAACAGTACGATGTCCAGCAACAGCCCCGACAGCTGAGCAAATATATGCATTAGTCTGGAGGTTGGGCTGAGAGGGTACGAACTCGGCACAGCCAAACTCCCGACCGTGGAACTCGTTGGCGACTAGGGCTTCATATGCGTAATATATGGGGTTGATATCATGGACAAATTCGAACCAATGGGGCATTCGAGGCTCCGGGATAATGAAGCCCGTGAATATGAAAACCCAAAGTACCAGCATCCCAGCGAGGGCTTGTACTTGCGCGAGTGTCTTTGTCACTGCCGCTGTCATCCGGAAGGCTGCACTAGCCACATGGATCAACACGAAGTTGATAAGAAAGCATATGAAGAATTGCGAAGGTTCGCGGCGAAGGTTGCTCATGAAGTATATGACAATGGTGTTCACAaggacgagaaggaaatTCTTGGGGATTTCACTCAATAAAATGGCGAGTGATTCGGCCATGGGGTAGTAGAAGCCAAATGAGGCATGCTTTTCCACCACCGGACGCTGGGAAAGTTGACTGCTCAACTCGGTTAGTGGCAGGAAGGAGTTGAGCATCACTAGGTAGAAAAGCACGGAACCCTTCGAGAAGAATCCAGCGGTCGTTGCAGGTGTATTGTAAAACATTGAGCCGATCAACAGGGCTATAATGAAGTTCACTGTAATCTTGCATGCTGCTGAAGCACGTTCGTTCCAAGCTCGCTGATAAGCGCGAATGGTGGTGAGTCTTACTTGCAGCAATATACCGGGATACTGCGAACCAAATTGCGTCTTTCTCAGCTGTTTCTGTTCTTCGTCCAGTTCAGGGTCGAGCAGGCGTTCTCTCGAGTGAGCACCCACAATCTGCTTATGACCACTCATCTCCCTCTGTAGCTCTTGATACTCTGGGGACTGGCACCAGTACGTCTCAAAGTCTTTCGGGGTTCGAGGGACTCTGTTCTCCATACCCCGACGTGGCTGCCTCTCCGTGGGATTGGTAATTGAAGTGAGGAATTCGGCAGTACTCTGGTGTGGATGGCGATACCACCCTTGGCGCTCGAAAAAGCCCTTAGCCTCAGAAGAAGAGCCGTAGAATATCTGGCGGCCTTCGTACAACAACAGAGTCTTGTCAAATAGATCATACATTGCTTCGCTAGCTTCATAAGCGGCCACAACATGGGAAGATGAACCCAAATCTGCTACCAGCCGCAAAGACTGCACAAACTTCAATGCCTCTGTTGAAGCTAGGCTCTGAGTTGACTTGTCCCATGCAGCTAAAGATGCTCCCGACAGGATTACCTCGGCAATACTAACTCGCTTGCGCTCACCCTCTGTCACGTCTTTGACTTCAGTGCTATATGTGTGACTCAGACCGAACACGGCTACAACAACTTTTGTTATAGCTTTTGCATATTCTGTCCGTGTTATTCCCTGTAGTCTTTCGGTGGGAGCTCGGATTGATGCTGCGAACTCCAAAGTCTGGCCAACCGTCAAATGTGAGAAGTGTTTGTCGGTTCCGTAGTTGTAAAGAATTGCTCTCTTGACATTCTCGGGTGTCTGTTGGTGTGGAATGCCATGGTAATGGAAGACCGATTCAGGATCTAGCTTCAGCCCGTCAAGCTTCCCACACAATGTTTTTGCGACCGTACTGCACCCAGCTCCAGGTCGTCCTAGGATAAGTAGCAGTTCCCCATTGCTTATGACGCCGTTTAGGTTCTGTACGATGCTCTTGGAGGGTTTCCGGCCCCGACTGAATGTATCTCGCGGCCGCAGTAAGGCAGAGAAGACACCCAGAGCCGTCAATTTACGAGCCTCGGGCCTAAATCCCAAAACATGCAGGTTTTGAAAGGTCATTCTTGATGAGTCTTTATGTGTGCCCGGGTTAAGCATGCACATCATCTTTCTGAGCCAGCTGTATAAACTGAAATCTCGGCTCTCTGGGTTAAGATACGGCTCGCCGGGCGAGACATTAGTCAGTTGACTGACACGAGCAACAACTTGATCATTTGCAAGCTTGGTAAGATGTAACTTTTCGGTTGGATCCAAGGCAGCGCGAGCCTTGTAACACAGTAAGGTTTGTTATTCTTTTCGTCTCCCATTGGGGATCGTTTTCCTGGTGGAGATCCAGTTTCGGATGTCGAATTTCCCTCATCAACCGCAATGCTGTCACAATGATTTACGTCGCATAagacctctttctcttctactGTGTGCACCACTTCCGAGGATGAAGCGGGCGCAGGGTCTTCTTCAACTGCTTTTCCAGaagcctcatcttcctccgttACTCCTTGGTCAGCCACTATCGCAGGGCTAATAGACACACTTTGGTCCATATGCCTAGCAGTCGCATAAGTATCGTCTTCTTTGGCTTCCCAAGAGTCGGTTATCCCACTTTCCATCTCTTGCTCCTTCACTGCGGGTGCGATGGTTAGTGGGGACGACGTAGGTTCCGCATGTGATATGAGAAAGGTGCCTTTTCGTCTTTCGCTTGTTTGAGTTGTTCCATTCAACAGGTTGATTCTTGTTTCCCAGGGAGCAAGATCCGGTGTCACGGTCTGAGGGGGGTCCTTATAAACGTCGGCTTCGGCCCCTACGTTCTGGAGGCTTTCTGTAAACATCAATTCCGATGAAGCGGTCTGTGAATGGACTATCGTATCGCTGTGGCCGACCGTATTGTTCGTTGCGCAATTGCGGTCCTCCCATTCATTGGTCTCTATCCTAGACTCAGTATGTGCTGGTATGGTGCTCTGTTCGGATGATTCGGTCCCCTGTGCTTGAGGAATTCCCTGGGCGAACCGCGACGTGGACAGGAGCCCCGAGGAAGTATCCTGCCCTTGAGTTGACGTTTCTTCCATATATCCATTATGGGTTTGCGCTTCGGCAGCCACTCCTCTTTCAGCAACTCTGTGCTCTGATGCTGCGTATGGGTTTTCCAAATGCACATTGAAGGACGAGAGAGAACTTTCCAGCGTGTCAAAGTTCATAGCTCCAGAATGCTCTTGAGAGGTATCCTGCCTCTGAGTCGACGTTTCTTCCGCATATTCTTCATAAATTTGCGCTTCAGTAGCCGCCTCCCTATGAGTGAATCCTGAGGCCAATATAGCATTCGAGAACGACGACTGCgggttggagaaagagatgTCCCTTTCCATCATCTCAGACTGCATTGCTTCAACATTCTGAGTAGACGCATTATGCACTTGAGCTACAACTGCCGTGCCTTCCGTATATCCACTGTAGGTTCGCACTTCAGAAGCCACCTCCCGGTTAGCGTCTATCGATGCTGATGTAGCATCCAAGAACCCCAAGTGGGTGTTGTCGGAAAAGATGTTTCTTTCTGCCCTCCCGGACTGCAGTGCTCCAGTATATCCTTGAAAGAGGCCATGCCCTTCTGAGTTCATAGACAACCCTTCAATATTTCCACGATAGATTCGCGCTTCAGAAGCCACCTCCCGTTCAGTGACCCTTGATACCGATGTAGCATTCGAGAAACCAAACTGCATACTGGAGGAGAAGTTTCTTTCTGATATCTCGGACTGCCCTGCTTCAGCATGCTCTTCAACGGTCCTAGAAGTAGAAGGGTGAGGAGGCGTTGAGTCTGTTTGAAAGAATTGAAACTGGCTCCTAATACCGTCACCAGTGGTAATGAATTCATGGACTGTTTCGTCTTCGACAGCGCGTGATCTAGATGAGTATTCAGAGCTCGATCGCACATGCGCGAGATTTAACTCCCTGAAAGTGTCCTCGCTGAAATTGCCACTTCTAAAGATATCTTCCTCGCCCATCGATCGAGAACTAGAAAAGAatgttgaagaagcggaCCACCCATGGGCCGAGAGATGTTCTCTCTCCAACCCATCCCTGTTGGTATTCATTTCGTTCTCGTCTCTGTCGGCCATGTTGTACTCatataatcatcatcgtctccgCAATGATGGTTACGAACTGGAACTTTGGCCAGCGATCGGATTAGTCCAGAATAGGGAAGGAAAACAATTATCGAAGAGTCACAAGTGGTCGGTCTCAAACAGCTGTGGTAGAAAAGAGAACTGCTAGCCAGGACAGAAACTGGGAGTATGAACTCCGGGACTCTGCCCACCTGTCAGAGAGTCTCCGCGTAGACCGGGAGCCATTTTGTCCGTGGTGCAGCTCAACAAACCCAGTTCAGCTGGCACTCGCATAAGTCTATCGATGGACCAAAGATTAGTCTTcggaagaaagaagcaaacaagtcatcatcagatCCTCAGAGGTGCATGAGCTCTGTGGTACCCACTAATCTACAAGGCAGGCTCGGGATTTTGTATGTGGACGAATAGCTAGTCCGGCACCCGGGGGCGATAGTGATCCCGGCCAGATGAATAGATTAGACATGATGTCTCTGTATGGACCTAGTGTACGG
This genomic window contains:
- a CDS encoding uncharacterized protein (COG:Q;~EggNog:ENOG410PFN7;~InterPro:IPR027417,IPR010929,IPR003439,IPR013525;~PFAM:PF01061,PF00005,PF06422;~TransMembrane:12 (i386-405o411-433i472-489o495-515i527-546o633-655i1039-1058o1070-1092i1113-1136o1156-1174i1181-1197o1302-1322i);~go_component: GO:0016020 - membrane [Evidence IEA];~go_component: GO:0016021 - integral component of membrane [Evidence IEA];~go_function: GO:0005524 - ATP binding [Evidence IEA];~go_function: GO:0042626 - ATPase-coupled transmembrane transporter activity [Evidence IEA];~go_process: GO:0055085 - transmembrane transport [Evidence IEA]), translated to MTFQNLHVLGFRPEARKLTALGVFSALLRPRDTFSRGRKPSKSIVQNLNGVISNGELLLILGRPGAGCSTVAKTLCGKLDGLKLDPESVFHYHGIPHQQTPENVKRAILYNYGTDKHFSHLTVGQTLEFAASIRAPTERLQGITRTEYAKAITKVVVAVFGLSHTYSTEVKDVTEGERKRVSIAEVILSGASLAAWDKSTQSLASTEALKFVQSLRLVADLGSSSHVVAAYEASEAMYDLFDKTLLLYEGRQIFYGSSSEAKGFFERQGWYRHPHQSTAEFLTSITNPTERQPRRGMENRVPRTPKDFETYWCQSPEYQELQREMSGHKQIVGAHSRERLLDPELDEEQKQLRKTQFGSQYPGILLQVRLTTIRAYQRAWNERASAACKITVNFIIALLIGSMFYNTPATTAGFFSKGSVLFYLVMLNSFLPLTELSSQLSQRPVVEKHASFGFYYPMAESLAILLSEIPKNFLLVLVNTIVIYFMSNLRREPSQFFICFLINFVLIHVASAAFRMTAAVTKTLAQVQALAGMLVLWVFIFTGFIIPEPRMPHWFEFVHDINPIYYAYEALVANEFHGREFGCAEFVPSQPNLQTNAYICSAVGAVAGHRTVSGDDYIWQTYRYTYDHVWRNFGILIVFLVGWMGLYFVVTEFIAHSTIHFGSKSAYLRHEEHRKDEEAGKGPVTPDQDTTGNVRQNKFSFIEPQRNDLSWRDVVCEIHTSSGNHRILDQVTGWAKPGTITALMSHNSVQKAELLKVLAQRFTTGTVSGDILFNNCLLSSNFQRKMGYVQQQDIHLDTATVREALRFSAVLRQPHSVSKEDKHTYVEQIIKALEMEDYADSVVGVVGEGLNVKQRRLLSIGVELAAKPEILFVEEPVSGLEVQNSRAIYRILQKLADAGQTIICTLQPSMMAFKQVDQLLFLSGEGRTVYFGSTGENAQPLLDYVESNGASRALRQDEDAAEYIVEILSTATNKYGETWPDIWAKNNQVDPIHEEFENVHTQNNNNPKDNKEFAIPLHLQFPIIFRRTLQQYRRSPLSILSRILLQISAVLIITFSFYKHGTSISGLQETIFSAFMICTLFIPIVHQIIPFLTKHHTIYQTRERLTKTYSSKVLILSLILTELLYQIPLSICIWAIYYYPISDTTTTTQSTPRQGLILLFFIQFFLYALSFALLTISTSTLILATCTFMALTFNGVMQPPHALPGFWMFMYRVSPFTYFVAGVTSTQLHGVAVDCSSAELAVFDPPPGQTCVEYLGDYLKTVPGRLISPEAMTSCEYCPYSTADQFLAERDYRFDRRWMDFGVGWAFVGFNLGVAVLVYYVFWGRRWRSRLGAWERVVMWWRRFTR